The DNA region CCCTGATGTTCTTTGTCCCAGGAGCCAACatcacatttagttgtcatgtcttctTAGGCTCCACTTggtgtgacagtttctcagactttgtttttgatgaccttgacagttttgggagtccctaggtggtgtaaacagttaacacgtttggctgctaaccaaaaggttggctgttccgagtccacccagaggcaccacagaagaaagtcctggccatctactgctgaaaaatcagccattgaaaatgctgtggggtgtagttctgctctgcacacatggggtcgccatgagttggaatcgactatggcaactggttaaatACTATTTAAGTCTGCAATTCCAGAGTTACTTCACCTGTTacatgccgtcaagtcgattccaactcatagtggccctacaggacagagcagaactgcccccacagggttcccaaggagcagctggtggattcaaactgcctaccgtTTGGTTAGTACCCTGAGCTCTTTAACAACTTCACCACAGGACTCCTTATTTCacctatttatttaacaaatgcttGTTgttgggcggttctactctgtcttatagggtcgctatgagtcggaatcgactcgacggcagtgggttgttgttaggtgccgtcaggtcacttccaacttgtagcaaccctgtgtataacagaacaaaacactgcccggtcctgggccatcctcacaatcgttgttttgcttgagtccatcgttgcagccactgtgtcaatccatctccttgagggtcttcctctttttcgctaaccccctattctaccaagcatgatgtccttctccagagattgatcgctcctgatgacatgtccaaagtatgagagacaaagtctcaccatcccacttctaatgagcaattctggctgtacttcttccaagacacgtttgttcttctggcagtccatggtatatttaatattctttgccaacaccgtaattcaaaggcatcaattcttcagtcttccttatacgttgtccagctttcccatgcatttaAGGCGATTGGAAACAACATGGCTttggtcaagcgcaccttagtcctcaagatgacatctttgctttttaacactttaaagagaccttttgcagcagatttgcctggtgCGATGTGTTGttcgatttcttgattgctgtttccctggacgttgattgtggatataagtagaatgaaatccttgacaacttcaatcttttctccatttatcatgatgttgctcattggtcaagttgtgaggatttttgttttatgttgaggtgtaatccatcctgaaggctgtggtctttgatcttcatcagtaagtgttccaAGTCTTCTTTCAGCaaacagggttgtgtcatctgcataatgcaggttgttaataagtcttcttccaatcctgatgccccatccttcttcatacagtccagcttctcagattgtttgcttagcatacagactgaataatgagtaagtatagtgaaagaataaaaccctgacgcatacttttcctgactttaaaccatccaatatccccttgttctatttgaacaactgccttttgatctatgtacagattcctcatgagcacaattaagtgttctggaattcccgttctttgcaatgttatccataatttcttatgatccacagaattgaatgcctttgcatagtcagtaaaacacaggtaaatgtttttctggtattctccgctttcagccaaggtccatctgacatcagcaatgatatgccttgttccatgccctcttctgaatccatctggaatttctggcagttccctatcaatgtactgctgcaactgcttttgagtgatctccagcaaaattttacttctgcgTGATGTTAATAATACTGTTCTATAGTTTccgctttctgttggatcacctttttttgcaTTGGGCACAagcgtggatctcttccagtcagttggccaggtagctatcttccatatttcttggcatagacaggtgagcacttcGAATGCTGCATCCCTTTACTGAAACACCTCAGTTGTATTTCATCAATTGCTGGAGTTTTGtctttcaccagtgctttcagtgcagcttggactccttccttcaggaccgtcagctcttgatcatatgctacctcctgaaatggttgaacgtcgaccacttctttttggtacagtgactgtgtatttcttccatattcttttgatgcttcctgtatcgtttagtattttccccgtagaatccttcaatgttgcaactcaaggcttgagttttttctgcagttctttcagcaaATGCTTAGATAGCTCCAGCTAGATGCTTCACAAATATTAACTCACTGAACCTATGGAAGCAGGCACCCTGTCATCCTCTGCTGCCTCATCTGCACTGTGGGGATGATATGACTATCTGCCCCACGTTGCTGTGCAGATAATGCAGTTACAGGGCTGAGCCTGGAGCTTGGCATCATGATTTCCTTCCTCTGGATCGTGTAGGTTTGCCTTGCGTCATTACCGTTTTACAACTAAGGAAACCGAGGCTTGAGAAGTTTCTGTATACTCGGAAGCAGTTAATAAAAGTGAGACAGAAGTGCACTCCTTATTTAATGCCTTTTCTCTCTTGTATTTCACAAAAACAGCAAGAGCTGGCACCCAGGTCCCTCCCAGTCTCGGAGGCAAAAAATTAGTGCCATTCAGAAATCTGAGGGCAGCAGAACTCGGCACACTTGCCCTTCTGGGGTTTATTAAGTAATCAGCTTAATGAAGTCATAGCAGCTCTGCCCACATCTCCCTTGAAATTTGCCACACGTAGAGAGTTAACAGTGTTTCATTACTGGATGTTTGGTCTCAACAGACTTATATACTTCTTAGCTCTGAAATCCTACTGGATTAAATTTCAAGTAATATTCTCATATTCCAAGTTAACATCTTTTCAGACCAAAATACAGGTGAAGATGGAAAAGCTGACTTCAACCACCAAAGGCATTTGTGACCTAGAAAATTACCATTATGGAGAGGAGAGCCAACGGCCGCTCCTGTTCCACACGTGGCCCACTGCCGATTTCTGTAAGTAGTTCTTTCTGCATCGATATTCAGGGGGTAGAGATCTTAAGAGCATTTGGTATCTCACTTAGATATGACGCCTTAAGAAGCTGACAAGGTTTTAGAATTCAATTCAAGAGGAACCATTGAGAGGGAACAAGATGGGGGCATCTTAaaatgagcatttcctcttggaTTTAGTTACctaataaggagtccctgggtggtacaaagggcgAACACCCGCTGGGCCaataactgaaaagctggaggttcgagtgtgcccagagacaccttgaaagaaaggcctggtgatcgacttaccaaaaatcagccactgagaactatgtggagcttagttctactctgacacatgtgggttcACCAGGAGttgggtcaactcaacagcaactggtaatcAATATGAAATGCAATTAGAGACCCACTAAGCAAGTTGCCATTATTAGCCCTTTAAAGCCAGTGAGCGGGACAAACTCTACTGCCTCTGTAAGGACAGAAATCTTACCCTGTTTGGGGGGAGCAAGAaaggcttctttttgttgttttggttttttgtttgttttattaaggTAAATCGAGGTCAGTTCAGCCAGCCCCCAGGAGGACAACTATTGGGAGAAATGGAACTCAAAATTCAAATAAGCTCTCAGAGACTCTTCTTAAGGGGCGACTATTAGCTTTATTAGCTCAAAAGAAGGGCTAAGCTATTTGATGTTGATTTGAGACTTCCCTTTTTAAATAAGGGAAAAAAGGATAAAATCTCCTGATGTAATGTATTTATTGAAATATTGTCCATTTGATATGAATCTACTGTTGCAGGTCACCTAAGAATTAAGTTGAAAAcgttacatttaatttttaatttcatgatCCTCTTCCTGTTATCTAATTCTACTAATCTGCACCAGCCGGAGTGATAAAGACCCAGCTCGACCTTCTCTACCTCAGTGCTGTTGGTGATTCTGGCTTTTAACAAGGCACTTCTAACAGTGTTGGTTCACCCCCATTCAAGAGCACCTCCTTGATTATTACCACTACGGGAAGTCTTAACATTTATTTTGGGGGAAAGGGGGCAGcaacggttcagtggtagaattctcaccttccatgcaggagacctggttcgattcctggccagcacacctcatgcacagccagcaCCCCTCTGCTAGtggaggcttgaatgttgctatgatcctgaaaaagtttcagtggcactttcagactaagactaggaagaaaagcctgacaatctacttccgaatgtcagccaatgaaaactctatggatcacaatagtctgatccccaaccgatcatgggggtggtacaggactgggcagcgtttcagtcctttgtgcgtggggtcaccatgagtcaggagctgactccACTGCAGCTAACGGTAGCAACACATTTGTTCCAGATGCGGTTTCCCGCAGGCTCTCGGACATGTACGCGAAGGAGCTGCTCCTGAAGCGCACCATTGTTGAGGAGCTGGCGCACTCCTCGGACCACGACCTTGCCCTGAGCTACTTGTCAATGTGGCTGCACCAGCCCTACGTGGAGAACTCCAGCCAGCTGCTTCTGGAAGGCATGCTGCTTGAAACAGGGCACCGAGCACTGTGACCCCAAAACAGCCTTGCTCATGATGGCCACCTGCAGCCACTGGGCCACTTGCTGCTTCTGCATCTCCCGAAGCAGACAGGCCAGAATCTCCTTCTCCCATGCAGGCTGCAGTGCTGTGCCCATGACTCCGCAGGGTCTTCCTGACTGGCTGTCCCCAGCTCCCGTGGCCTCTGTCCGCAGGCTCGCTGTGCATCAACTGCCACTGCAAGCCACCCCCATCTGGAGACACTGCACGCAGCATCACCTGCACCTCTTGTGATCTGTCCCAGAGTGCTTCTGAGCAAATTAAAAGAGTTACTGAGGAGAGTGAGTGAGTTATCTCGTTTTTGTAAACAGGGTACATTTTACATATTACGTTTGCACAGAAAATCCCTGGCTTAATGTTTTTACTTGATATGTGTCTGTactgtttaaatttttatattagtTTTATAGTTATAACTAATCTTTAAAATACTGTGGCATTAACCAGGAGGATTGGCATCGTAGAAATGAACCTACCTACAAAAAAATTGCCTCTGATTCTATCTTGAGGACAGGACAGGTCAAGCAGAGTAACTCCAGGTTATCATTCTGGCACAAAGCTTATAGTCCAGCACATTTTTGTAACCACTTCCATAGTTAACATTATTTCGTGAGAATAAGGGAAAGCATAACAGTTTTTAAACAGAGACTAAAGAGGCTGGTCAAATACTAAGATACCCAAAAGCCTACTTTAAAGTGTGTTCCTTTCTGTGGCAGTGCTCGTTAtatggtttcttcatctgtgcttGCCTTATTAGTAAGGCAAACCCAAACCGTGTAAATTCCTTGGGGCTGTCTACATAGCAGTATttaataaataagtttttaatcACATTGTTTTAGCTTTTTATGTTTAGCCATTATGTATACCACTTATCTATGTTTATCAAGCCAATTTCAACTTCAGTTCACTCAATAAGGACTTGTATCTATAGACTTTATAGACAGAAGAACCTCAGAAAACTACTACTTCCAaccccttgttatggattgaattgtgtcccccaaaaagatatgttgaagtcttaacccctgtatacctgtgaacatgaccttgtttggggaaatagggtctctctttgaagatattatcagttaagtcatactggagtagggtggatcctaactccagtcccttctgagtggtgtcttttaAGTGGGGAGAAGAGACATGGAGAGAGCCACACACACAAGAAGACACTCTGTTACAGATAATCCTCACATGCAGTCATCTTccctgtgtgtgtatctgtgtgtctattctgatctttttataaatcagaagtgattaggtttaggatccaccctatactGGAATGACCTCAACTGGTTGAttgattagattacattatggaaggtgattacattatggaagatcaTCTGCTCTCCCAAgatcaactgatttaatcacatgtagctACTGCATGACAgcaactagtg from Elephas maximus indicus isolate mEleMax1 chromosome 10, mEleMax1 primary haplotype, whole genome shotgun sequence includes:
- the CINP gene encoding cyclin-dependent kinase 2-interacting protein isoform X2; amino-acid sequence: MQRASGGRGRGFGSRSRDISRRHGRSKDKVELESCSPAADKDEEKSYPGYNKELETLCEELQATLDGLTKIQVKMEKLTSTTKGICDLENYHYGEESQRPLLFHTWPTADFYAVSRRLSDMYAKELLLKRTIVEELAHSSDHDLALSYLSMWLHQPYVENSSQLLLEGMLLETGHRAL
- the CINP gene encoding cyclin-dependent kinase 2-interacting protein isoform X1; this translates as MEAKTFGVATPRKPVLSVSARKIKDNAADWHNLILKWESLNDAGFATANSIANLKISLLSKDKVELESCSPAADKDEEKSYPGYNKELETLCEELQATLDGLTKIQVKMEKLTSTTKGICDLENYHYGEESQRPLLFHTWPTADFYAVSRRLSDMYAKELLLKRTIVEELAHSSDHDLALSYLSMWLHQPYVENSSQLLLEGMLLETGHRAL